From the genome of Mesorhizobium japonicum MAFF 303099, one region includes:
- a CDS encoding shikimate kinase, whose translation MTGVNRSGRSRTEKRVGRTGEASSSRSQSSLAPGAGSQSFDTVVEQMRSVEINRRTPAVPMERGADDALHDRPSGPSVGIHGTLDAARHAAAAPRAAGPRRRSVPSMLEGETLAPVASQPPTSGVAAPICLSGDEIKEKRRMDSLLTLVGMRFNAARQDPGDEKLLDQVINAGSAALHHYKSLSPALARTIVDDNQLITCRYLVWDAVQEYSRLAEPTIHKLQKKKAEEEAIGLTQSTATPESVVEAHAACVKWWEKKVGHCERGRAAWRATASLPSATAKMRQEEEATLRLATGSVMHSKLVYLQSRIDLARAKIEPQASTFDAPVREILMVENGRVRLLEAFSGDVLPAFLSTQNAVLSSGGHPLDADHCAVLEGVIERLSEFASELQVIRTNLNDHQTSADLPLELLSQIVEGAWIVGHEVMHLLELQPKPPAVALPPDAGAAIPAETAGKSRVAKGTLALQPKAPALIASPADAGATIQIDTVGKSPVAKGTLALQPNWPANIAPPADMGAGIPADTAGKAAVAGAAARRKRKGKGKPAVGAGSSAPGRASQVAAVDSDTAPADKVLVLSDMGTKLVSAEEARASASAGAQSAKQAPPSMEALTQERQVKPEDARYVAETVVERLQTQPAEMRACPAALDEPRRPGLLAPAQVPEVQDKTVRLKGMLNQAQELAKALNSQSSHAPGQSSQSSDAGVERTHSGPQDRMSYARVVRGADEALGDKSADYSIAPRGALAGSRGATSGPRHGSPQGRHGEAMGRQESSLRLERSWLGDQEPSRSQPDTLARHDQSQSRPVAGPERRRFDHVAAQSFDDALLNDALHKIFFAHDINEFSYAVVENDKRLQSQAHRATFLRKAASEFTRHFVPRWEDDVRAGNTWGFATSCNATSREPGGQAGMEACRAMAAQVSRLGRALNDVESKTLSLFVLSFSRHPRLAECRNGMITIAKLFHEQPGALSELNGQSLALLVNGFSKWPEQENARKATVAVAAEIRRRPAGLSDFDPQNLGNVVNGLSKWPLEEECCGVIDAIAGKVCGRAGEKAGLSGFNSQAFANLVNGFSKAREPGNSHQATIVIADAVCRLADEIVIADSIGRLADEKAGRTGWYPQALANLVNGFSKWPLDCRGAIVAIARQVAGGAGKLPVFDAQALANLVNGFSKWPEDCRGATIAIAAEVCRLADLPKAGLSGFDPQHLANLVNGFSKLQAAECSRATVAIAGEVCHRAGRRKGLSDFDVQHLANLVKGFSKWPQEVNLGYATNVVAGEVLRCAEPLSEFLPLHLASLVNGFSKWPRWENSHQATVAIAGEVRHRADQLSGFEPQELANLVNGFSKWPEDCRGAIVAIARAVPRRAGRLSGFNGQDLANLVNGFSKWPLDCREAMVAIARAVPRRAGRLSGFNGQDLANLVNGFSKWPQEENSRQATVAIAGEVLRSTNPPPDFSSQYLANLVNGFSKWPEEEALRQAAAAIAGEVIRSANRLPDFTSQHLANLVNGFSKWPQEEKSRQATAAIAGEVLRGAERLSGVNPQQLANLLNGFDRFAEEEACSQAILEIARRLGQAGQPFRHFAAPGLSSIANSLARGILRSEDAGEIAEAALLKDRLHKLAHYLHYASDRLEEADAVGVTSILKALAKAQLYDDLGSLAGAGLNRLAELHRAPGFAHENNLETMGNLCAALLPLARSPRKQLLWHRRPALNLLNDIQPIVEHKIEAHLRASDAERARGPYSTRCLALSIYQVLKARASLAGLLRRPYVEGNKPDLRARRDELQSKTKEILDSTRELVERDLSNMSWNLIAQIEAEGPTDALDTFMAQNAATVQAQNRASVFDVHQTLRAMDHEPRPPQGEAGLMRLPVVDMQGRQLATEAETRYSIFHRLTSGAVKMVAVQLPGKPSPFMLARTLTVEGVPYRMDLFGGSKLKPPPKTLSQVAARIPGRVEAASSGGKLLAIPYAETAPGTAFEQLSRSWAPFKEAYYYTQRRGFAAPPNLQGLGPRDYALEGAFKLSLLPDRPANQERPFKLIGPEGPIALRPYDGCGFIKASLATRMPAVRRTGRQEGPDRVPAFGEGRRSSLPASALQHYPRSEQVADEAHEKAKTWLESREGKELTAEELFRTVTVGHIDGPGAVAVPSADKCLHVPTLKSETLTGKSGVLIGRSPYDKPNLRPFSADLVKSAVDGDPTAAFLDTCVAIQYSFNVAQKSGEELAADDPTFFAKGILIVVPDEMWPAAHADRGLVLSAEDVKSHSHWTTGKDRVKEDTPLDCLGILQATEVFAPGSLVAVPTGEQKKLDGDFDGDTVIIIGDRPQLYEHVREFDEKEQALGLPSLKPPKSHTPALDGDKYQFGRASQILAATQDVLETYSGLQRNFLAQSHEARGWFAERAIFGTYEGVHHELRRDIGQLLGREEEVSGQDIETVFARARREIEVARHPVAREMAALLVADLEAWAQKPERLPETVGPVNDAKSTTLSAAVSELLPDLADAYPVTNQPRDRIRALIDNYPARIDPRPDGYNPDDLVQSANNLLSLGIKVGTDAYKSNTGARLFSRKSQDLQRLLHTTPGLRSVPYVKGLAASLNHGRFDVDAALKDLEDNPTLTASVMETSINLAAEHGILRRPSGLRPTAEAAEMIPLTPEEASERARIEVARATKEEGKITAAALSVAASLRKMEIQVKMPHLERRLRSERSIREQLTGTSISSGSTPQLISSAVRHVFEIPDNDFTRAFKAAILAFEEQHYTEIEVTNWFKFERPSYLGIHTVLATTEGYRFQVEFHTPASYSAKVDNHDAYKEMQELKRRDALQKAEKLEQKVREGNKAVDRPDNVLSIAHWRDGKDSAAAAPGLRAVGRSTESEIAKSPEAKETVAALGHRPVVLVGMPSAGKTTIGAPLAKRLGLRFIDTDQEIQKQTGKSITQIFNTNGEGYFRKLEAEAIARVLEQGPAVIATGGGSLNDEQTRRLIADKAVSIWINTDPRVLRRRLRNDTTRPLLRGSDRDQTVPQLMDERKPFYEQANVRFVPPRKNDKQNAGPCLKALHAYLCPTGADAQSLSNISHGTVKLSAD comes from the coding sequence ATGACGGGCGTGAACCGATCTGGGAGATCGCGGACTGAAAAGAGAGTCGGCAGGACGGGGGAGGCGAGCAGTTCGCGCTCGCAATCAAGTCTTGCGCCTGGGGCAGGCAGCCAGTCGTTCGATACCGTCGTGGAGCAGATGCGCTCTGTGGAGATAAATAGAAGGACGCCCGCCGTGCCAATGGAGCGCGGTGCCGATGACGCCCTGCACGACAGGCCGTCCGGCCCCTCCGTTGGTATACACGGAACCCTGGACGCTGCGCGGCATGCCGCCGCCGCGCCACGTGCAGCCGGTCCGCGGCGGCGCAGTGTTCCGTCAATGTTGGAGGGTGAAACCCTGGCCCCGGTCGCCAGCCAGCCGCCAACTTCGGGTGTGGCAGCGCCCATTTGCTTGTCAGGCGACGAAATCAAGGAAAAGCGACGAATGGACAGTCTGCTTACGCTAGTGGGCATGCGCTTTAACGCGGCCAGGCAAGACCCGGGCGATGAAAAGCTGCTCGATCAGGTCATCAATGCAGGCTCAGCAGCTCTGCACCACTACAAGAGCCTATCCCCGGCTTTGGCGCGGACCATTGTGGACGACAACCAGTTGATTACCTGCCGCTACCTCGTGTGGGATGCGGTGCAAGAATATAGCCGCCTTGCCGAACCGACTATCCACAAATTGCAAAAAAAAAAAGCTGAGGAAGAAGCGATCGGGCTGACTCAATCCACGGCTACCCCGGAGAGTGTGGTGGAGGCGCATGCGGCCTGCGTGAAATGGTGGGAAAAGAAGGTAGGGCACTGCGAACGGGGGCGAGCCGCCTGGCGCGCCACTGCCAGCTTGCCAAGTGCAACAGCCAAGATGCGGCAGGAAGAAGAGGCCACGCTGCGGCTGGCAACCGGCTCGGTAATGCATAGCAAGCTCGTGTATCTGCAATCTCGGATCGATCTCGCGCGGGCGAAGATTGAGCCGCAGGCGAGCACGTTCGACGCACCCGTCAGGGAAATCCTCATGGTTGAGAATGGGCGAGTGCGTCTGCTGGAAGCCTTCAGCGGGGACGTTTTACCGGCATTCCTTTCGACACAGAACGCTGTTCTGAGCAGCGGTGGGCACCCACTCGACGCAGATCACTGCGCCGTTTTGGAAGGAGTCATCGAGCGGCTTTCGGAGTTTGCGTCCGAGTTGCAAGTCATCCGGACCAACCTAAACGATCACCAAACAAGTGCCGACCTCCCATTGGAACTGTTGAGCCAGATCGTGGAAGGCGCGTGGATCGTCGGGCACGAGGTCATGCACTTGCTGGAACTGCAGCCGAAGCCGCCAGCCGTTGCACTGCCGCCCGACGCTGGCGCTGCGATACCAGCCGAAACTGCCGGCAAGTCTCGAGTGGCCAAAGGCACTCTGGCACTGCAGCCGAAGGCGCCAGCGCTCATTGCCTCGCCGGCCGACGCTGGCGCTACGATACAGATCGACACTGTCGGCAAGTCTCCAGTGGCCAAAGGCACTCTGGCACTGCAGCCGAACTGGCCAGCGAACATAGCACCACCAGCCGATATGGGCGCTGGAATACCGGCCGACACTGCCGGCAAGGCTGCGGTGGCAGGCGCCGCAGCGCGTAGGAAGCGGAAAGGCAAGGGCAAGCCGGCCGTTGGCGCCGGGAGTTCAGCCCCCGGGCGGGCGTCGCAAGTCGCTGCCGTCGACAGCGACACGGCGCCAGCAGACAAGGTTCTAGTGCTCTCGGATATGGGTACGAAGCTTGTGAGCGCGGAGGAGGCGCGTGCGAGTGCGTCGGCGGGCGCACAGTCGGCAAAGCAGGCGCCGCCGTCCATGGAAGCACTGACGCAAGAGCGCCAGGTGAAACCCGAGGACGCCCGCTACGTCGCGGAAACCGTGGTCGAGCGCCTGCAGACGCAGCCCGCCGAGATGCGGGCCTGTCCGGCCGCGTTGGATGAGCCTCGTCGACCAGGCCTGCTTGCGCCTGCACAGGTGCCCGAAGTGCAAGACAAAACAGTCCGGCTCAAAGGAATGTTGAACCAGGCGCAGGAACTGGCCAAAGCTCTGAACTCGCAATCAAGTCATGCCCCTGGGCAATCCAGCCAATCGTCCGATGCCGGCGTGGAGCGGACGCACTCTGGGCCCCAAGATAGAATGTCCTATGCTCGCGTCGTGCGAGGGGCCGACGAAGCCCTTGGCGACAAATCTGCCGATTACTCCATAGCTCCCCGCGGAGCCCTTGCAGGTTCGCGAGGCGCAACCAGTGGGCCGCGGCATGGTTCTCCCCAAGGTCGGCACGGCGAAGCGATGGGTAGGCAAGAAAGCTCTTTGCGTTTAGAGAGGTCCTGGCTCGGCGATCAAGAACCGAGTAGGTCGCAACCGGACACGCTCGCACGCCATGACCAAAGCCAGTCCAGGCCGGTTGCAGGACCGGAACGGCGGCGTTTCGACCATGTAGCTGCACAGAGCTTCGACGATGCACTACTTAATGACGCTTTGCACAAAATTTTCTTCGCACACGACATCAATGAATTCTCATACGCTGTGGTGGAGAACGACAAGAGGCTGCAGAGTCAGGCGCATCGGGCAACATTCCTACGAAAGGCCGCTTCCGAGTTCACCCGTCACTTTGTTCCAAGATGGGAGGACGATGTCCGCGCCGGCAATACCTGGGGGTTCGCCACCTCATGCAACGCGACGAGCCGGGAGCCTGGAGGTCAGGCAGGCATGGAAGCTTGCAGGGCCATGGCAGCTCAGGTGTCGAGGCTCGGCAGGGCGCTGAACGATGTCGAAAGCAAAACGCTTTCGCTGTTCGTATTGTCGTTCAGTCGACATCCCCGATTGGCGGAATGTCGCAATGGAATGATCACAATCGCCAAGCTGTTTCATGAGCAACCCGGAGCGCTGTCGGAGCTCAACGGTCAAAGTCTCGCTCTGCTGGTCAACGGATTCAGCAAGTGGCCGGAACAGGAGAACGCTCGTAAGGCCACGGTAGCAGTTGCCGCCGAGATTCGCCGCCGCCCTGCCGGGCTCTCTGATTTTGATCCGCAGAACCTGGGTAACGTTGTGAACGGGTTGAGCAAGTGGCCGCTAGAGGAGGAGTGTTGCGGCGTTATCGATGCAATCGCCGGGAAGGTCTGTGGCCGCGCCGGTGAAAAAGCCGGCCTGTCTGGGTTTAATTCGCAGGCATTCGCAAACCTGGTGAACGGGTTCAGCAAGGCGCGGGAACCGGGGAACTCACATCAGGCGACCATTGTCATAGCCGATGCGGTCTGTCGCCTCGCCGATGAAATTGTCATAGCCGATTCGATCGGTCGCCTCGCCGATGAAAAAGCCGGCCGGACTGGGTGGTATCCGCAGGCGTTGGCGAATTTGGTGAACGGCTTCAGCAAGTGGCCTTTGGACTGCCGCGGCGCTATAGTTGCGATCGCGCGTCAGGTCGCTGGCGGGGCCGGCAAGCTGCCTGTGTTTGATGCGCAGGCATTGGCGAACCTGGTGAACGGGTTCAGCAAGTGGCCAGAGGACTGCCGCGGCGCTACAATTGCAATCGCCGCTGAAGTCTGTCGCCTCGCGGACCTCCCAAAGGCCGGGCTTTCTGGTTTCGATCCGCAGCACCTGGCGAACCTGGTGAACGGCTTCAGCAAATTGCAAGCGGCGGAGTGCTCACGCGCCACCGTTGCAATCGCCGGTGAAGTCTGTCACCGCGCCGGCCGCCGCAAGGGGCTTTCTGATTTTGATGTGCAGCACCTGGCGAACCTGGTGAAGGGCTTCAGCAAGTGGCCGCAAGAGGTGAATTTGGGTTACGCCACCAATGTGGTCGCCGGCGAGGTGCTTCGCTGCGCCGAGCCACTCTCTGAATTTCTTCCGCTGCACCTGGCGAGCCTAGTGAACGGCTTCAGCAAGTGGCCGCGATGGGAAAACTCACATCAAGCCACAGTTGCGATCGCCGGTGAGGTCCGTCACCGCGCCGACCAGCTGTCTGGGTTCGAACCGCAGGAGCTGGCAAACCTGGTGAACGGTTTCAGCAAATGGCCCGAGGACTGCCGTGGCGCCATCGTTGCGATCGCCCGGGCGGTGCCTCGCCGCGCCGGCCGGCTGTCGGGATTTAATGGGCAGGATCTGGCGAACCTGGTGAACGGTTTCAGCAAGTGGCCTTTGGACTGCCGCGAGGCCATGGTTGCGATCGCCCGGGCGGTGCCTCGCCGCGCCGGCCGGCTGTCGGGATTCAATGGGCAGGATCTGGCGAACCTGGTAAACGGCTTCAGTAAATGGCCGCAAGAGGAGAACTCACGTCAGGCCACCGTTGCGATCGCTGGTGAGGTGCTTCGCAGCACAAACCCGCCCCCTGACTTTAGCTCGCAGTACCTCGCGAACCTGGTGAACGGCTTCAGCAAATGGCCGGAAGAGGAGGCCTTACGTCAAGCCGCCGCGGCGATTGCTGGTGAGGTGATTCGCAGCGCTAACCGGCTCCCTGATTTTACCTCGCAGCACCTGGCGAACCTGGTGAACGGCTTTAGCAAGTGGCCGCAGGAGGAGAAATCACGTCAGGCCACCGCGGCGATCGCCGGTGAGGTGCTTCGCGGTGCCGAGCGACTCTCCGGGGTTAATCCGCAGCAACTGGCAAATCTGCTCAACGGCTTCGACAGGTTTGCGGAAGAAGAGGCGTGCAGCCAGGCGATTTTGGAGATCGCGCGCAGACTCGGCCAGGCGGGTCAACCATTCCGTCATTTTGCCGCGCCCGGGCTCTCCAGTATCGCCAACAGTTTGGCGCGGGGGATCCTCAGGAGCGAGGACGCCGGAGAGATTGCAGAGGCCGCTCTGCTGAAAGATCGGCTGCACAAACTGGCTCATTATCTTCATTATGCCAGTGATCGTCTGGAGGAGGCCGACGCGGTGGGCGTCACGAGCATCTTGAAGGCGTTGGCCAAGGCTCAATTGTATGATGATCTCGGTTCGCTCGCAGGAGCAGGTTTAAATCGGCTCGCGGAATTGCATCGTGCCCCTGGCTTTGCCCATGAGAATAACCTCGAAACCATGGGCAATCTGTGCGCCGCTCTGCTGCCGCTGGCTCGCAGTCCGCGCAAGCAGCTGCTTTGGCACCGGCGGCCGGCTCTGAACTTGCTGAACGATATTCAACCGATCGTGGAGCACAAGATCGAAGCCCATCTCAGGGCAAGCGATGCCGAGCGGGCCCGCGGGCCGTACTCGACCCGTTGTCTGGCCCTGTCGATTTATCAAGTGCTCAAGGCCCGTGCGAGCCTGGCAGGGTTGCTGCGGCGGCCCTATGTCGAGGGCAACAAGCCCGATTTGCGTGCGAGGCGCGACGAGCTGCAGTCCAAGACCAAGGAAATCCTGGACAGCACGCGCGAGCTCGTCGAACGCGACCTTTCCAACATGAGCTGGAACCTGATCGCGCAGATCGAAGCGGAGGGTCCGACCGATGCGCTGGACACGTTCATGGCGCAGAACGCCGCGACGGTGCAGGCCCAAAATCGAGCGTCCGTCTTCGACGTCCATCAGACTTTGCGAGCCATGGACCACGAGCCCAGACCGCCCCAGGGCGAGGCGGGGCTGATGCGATTGCCGGTGGTCGACATGCAGGGCCGGCAACTGGCCACGGAGGCCGAGACACGCTATTCGATCTTTCATCGCCTGACCTCGGGGGCGGTGAAGATGGTCGCGGTGCAACTGCCCGGAAAGCCGAGCCCGTTCATGCTGGCGCGCACGTTGACCGTCGAGGGCGTGCCATACCGCATGGACCTGTTCGGCGGCAGCAAGTTAAAGCCGCCGCCGAAGACGCTTTCGCAGGTCGCCGCCCGCATTCCAGGTCGGGTGGAGGCAGCATCTTCCGGCGGAAAGCTGCTGGCCATTCCCTATGCCGAAACCGCACCGGGCACTGCGTTCGAGCAGCTATCGCGCTCTTGGGCGCCTTTCAAAGAGGCATATTACTACACTCAGCGCAGGGGGTTTGCAGCGCCACCGAATTTACAAGGTCTGGGGCCTCGCGACTACGCGTTGGAAGGCGCCTTCAAATTGTCGCTGCTGCCGGACCGCCCTGCCAACCAGGAACGTCCCTTCAAGCTGATTGGGCCGGAAGGCCCGATCGCCTTGCGACCGTATGACGGCTGCGGTTTCATCAAGGCCTCGCTGGCCACGCGTATGCCAGCTGTTCGCCGGACCGGTCGGCAGGAAGGACCTGATCGGGTTCCTGCTTTTGGTGAGGGAAGGAGATCGTCCTTGCCTGCCTCGGCGCTGCAACATTATCCGCGCAGCGAGCAAGTGGCCGATGAGGCGCACGAGAAGGCCAAGACCTGGCTCGAGAGCAGAGAGGGGAAAGAGCTGACGGCCGAGGAGCTGTTTCGAACGGTGACTGTCGGACATATCGACGGTCCTGGCGCAGTCGCGGTACCGTCCGCTGATAAGTGTCTCCATGTGCCGACGCTCAAGAGCGAGACGTTGACGGGCAAAAGCGGTGTGCTGATCGGGCGGTCGCCCTACGACAAGCCCAACCTGCGCCCATTTTCCGCCGACCTGGTCAAGTCAGCAGTTGATGGGGACCCGACGGCAGCGTTCCTCGACACCTGCGTTGCTATCCAATACAGCTTTAATGTCGCCCAGAAGTCGGGGGAGGAACTCGCGGCCGACGATCCGACTTTCTTTGCCAAAGGCATCCTGATCGTCGTGCCGGACGAGATGTGGCCGGCCGCCCACGCCGACCGAGGGCTGGTTTTGTCTGCCGAGGACGTCAAGTCCCATTCGCACTGGACGACAGGCAAGGACCGCGTCAAGGAGGACACGCCGCTCGACTGCCTCGGCATCCTGCAGGCCACCGAGGTGTTCGCTCCGGGCTCCTTGGTTGCCGTCCCGACCGGTGAACAGAAAAAGCTTGACGGCGACTTCGATGGCGACACCGTCATCATCATCGGCGACCGGCCGCAGCTTTATGAGCATGTGCGCGAGTTCGATGAAAAGGAGCAAGCTCTCGGACTTCCATCGCTGAAGCCGCCAAAGTCGCATACTCCGGCGCTTGACGGCGACAAGTACCAGTTTGGTCGCGCCAGCCAGATTCTCGCCGCCACCCAGGATGTCCTGGAAACCTATAGCGGTCTGCAGCGAAACTTCCTGGCTCAATCCCATGAAGCGCGAGGCTGGTTTGCCGAGCGTGCCATCTTTGGCACCTACGAAGGCGTTCACCACGAGCTTCGGCGAGACATCGGTCAGTTGTTGGGCCGCGAAGAGGAGGTGAGTGGCCAGGATATCGAGACCGTGTTTGCGAGAGCGCGGCGCGAGATCGAGGTCGCCCGGCATCCGGTTGCTCGCGAAATGGCCGCGCTGCTGGTCGCCGACCTTGAGGCGTGGGCACAGAAGCCGGAACGCCTGCCCGAAACAGTCGGGCCCGTGAACGATGCAAAAAGCACGACGCTGAGCGCAGCAGTCTCAGAGTTGTTGCCGGATCTGGCGGATGCCTATCCGGTAACAAATCAGCCACGAGACCGCATCCGGGCTTTGATCGACAACTATCCTGCGCGGATCGATCCTCGCCCGGACGGTTACAACCCGGATGACCTCGTGCAAAGCGCAAACAATCTCCTGAGCCTCGGCATCAAGGTCGGCACCGATGCCTACAAATCCAACACTGGCGCTCGGCTTTTTTCCAGGAAAAGCCAAGATCTTCAGCGGCTGCTGCATACGACGCCTGGCTTGAGGTCCGTGCCCTACGTCAAGGGCCTGGCAGCGTCTCTCAACCATGGAAGGTTTGATGTCGATGCAGCCTTGAAGGACCTGGAGGACAACCCCACGCTGACGGCTTCAGTCATGGAAACATCGATCAATCTCGCTGCGGAGCACGGCATTTTGCGCAGACCCTCCGGCCTTCGGCCCACCGCCGAAGCTGCCGAGATGATCCCGCTGACCCCCGAGGAGGCCTCAGAGCGCGCCCGAATTGAGGTTGCGCGCGCTACAAAAGAGGAGGGGAAAATCACCGCAGCGGCACTCAGCGTCGCCGCAAGCCTCAGGAAAATGGAGATCCAGGTGAAAATGCCTCATCTGGAGCGCCGGTTGAGATCGGAACGCTCCATAAGAGAGCAGCTCACCGGCACGAGCATCTCGTCCGGCAGCACTCCACAGCTGATCAGCAGCGCCGTACGCCACGTCTTCGAAATTCCTGACAACGATTTTACACGTGCCTTCAAGGCAGCCATTCTGGCCTTCGAGGAGCAGCACTACACCGAAATCGAGGTGACCAACTGGTTCAAATTCGAGCGTCCGAGTTATCTCGGCATACACACTGTGCTCGCCACCACAGAAGGCTACCGTTTCCAGGTGGAATTCCATACGCCAGCCAGCTACAGCGCCAAAGTTGACAATCACGACGCCTATAAAGAGATGCAGGAGCTGAAGCGCCGTGATGCTTTGCAGAAGGCAGAGAAACTCGAGCAGAAGGTAAGAGAAGGCAATAAGGCAGTTGACAGACCCGATAACGTGCTCAGCATAGCACACTGGAGGGATGGTAAGGATAGTGCTGCTGCAGCACCTGGATTGCGAGCTGTCGGACGATCAACAGAGTCGGAGATCGCCAAGTCACCGGAGGCAAAGGAGACTGTCGCTGCCCTCGGCCATCGGCCGGTCGTGCTTGTCGGTATGCCGAGCGCCGGGAAAACCACGATTGGCGCGCCACTCGCCAAGCGACTGGGGCTGCGCTTCATCGATACCGACCAAGAAATTCAGAAGCAGACCGGGAAATCGATAACGCAGATATTCAATACAAATGGCGAGGGCTATTTTAGGAAGCTTGAGGCGGAGGCAATCGCGCGTGTGCTCGAGCAAGGGCCCGCGGTCATCGCGACCGGTGGCGGCTCGTTGAACGATGAGCAGACCCGGCGACTCATCGCCGACAAAGCGGTCTCGATCTGGATAAATACCGACCCGCGGGTGCTACGACGCCGCCTCAGGAACGATACCACCCGCCCGCTGCTGCGGGGCTCCGACCGGGATCAGACGGTTCCCCAACTCATGGACGAGCGCAAGCCGTTCTATGAACAAGCTAACGTCAGGTTTGTCCCACCCCGCAAAAACGATAAACAGAACGCGGGCCCATGTCTGAAGGCCCTGCACGCATACCTGTGCCCCACGGGGGCCGACGCTCAGTCGCTTTCTAATATATCCCACGGCACTGTAAAGTTATCAGCGGATTGA
- a CDS encoding Tn3 family transposase, producing the protein MMAGDLTVLSHRRAPGWLRGHVLAPGALEAACGLVANATQAIRNTAIWGEAGTAQEVRRLGRQPDDGMACPLWRSRVMIYWHVEKGSTCIFSQLKRCSSSEVAAMTKVLLRHYTNVEIQRLYVGSHGQSALGVPFAACSGSTCRHA; encoded by the coding sequence ATGATGGCAGGCGACCTGACCGTATTGAGCCATAGGAGGGCTCCTGGTTGGCTCAGGGGTCACGTGCTTGCTCCGGGCGCGCTCGAGGCGGCTTGCGGGCTCGTTGCCAATGCAACACAGGCGATCCGCAACACCGCCATCTGGGGCGAAGCCGGCACGGCCCAAGAAGTTCGGCGCTTGGGACGGCAACCTGATGACGGAATGGCATGTCCGCTATGGCGGTCGCGCGTGATGATCTACTGGCATGTCGAAAAGGGCTCGACCTGCATTTTCTCGCAGCTCAAGCGCTGTTCGTCTTCGGAGGTCGCGGCGATGACCAAGGTCTTGCTGCGACATTACACCAACGTGGAGATCCAGCGCTTATATGTCGGCAGCCATGGCCAGAGCGCCCTCGGCGTCCCTTTTGCCGCCTGCTCGGGTTCAACCTGCCGCCACGCCTGA
- a CDS encoding cytochrome P450 produces MSEQPLPTLPMWRVDHIEPSPEMLALRANGPIHHVRFPSGHEGWWVTGYDEAKAALSDAAFRPAGMPPAAFTPDSVILGSPGWLVSHEGGEHARLRTIVAPAFSNRRVKVLAQQVEAIAAQLFETLAAQPQPADLRRHLSFPLPAMVISALMGVLYEDHAFFAGLSDEVMTHQHESGPRSASRLAWEELRAYIRGKMWDKRQDPGDNLLTDLLAAVEQGNATEEEAIGLAAGMLVAGHESTVAQIEFGLLAMFRHPQQRERLVGDPSLVDKAVEEILRMYPPGAGWDGIMRYPRTDVTIAGVHIPAESKVLVGLPATSFDPRHFDDPEIFDIGRDENPHLTFSHGPHYCIGMALARLELKVVVGSIFQRFPALRLAVAPEELKLRKEIITGGFEEFPVLW; encoded by the coding sequence ATGTCCGAACAACCCTTGCCGACGCTGCCGATGTGGCGCGTCGATCACATCGAGCCCTCGCCTGAGATGTTGGCGCTACGCGCCAACGGTCCGATCCACCACGTACGCTTCCCGTCCGGGCACGAAGGCTGGTGGGTGACAGGCTACGACGAGGCCAAGGCGGCGCTGTCCGACGCGGCGTTCCGGCCCGCGGGAATGCCGCCGGCGGCATTCACCCCGGATTCGGTGATTCTCGGTTCGCCGGGGTGGCTTGTCTCGCACGAGGGGGGCGAGCATGCCCGGTTACGCACGATCGTGGCGCCGGCCTTCAGCAACCGCAGGGTGAAGGTGCTCGCGCAGCAGGTCGAGGCGATCGCCGCGCAGTTGTTCGAGACGCTGGCGGCCCAGCCCCAGCCCGCCGACCTGAGGCGCCACCTCTCCTTTCCGCTGCCGGCCATGGTCATCAGCGCGCTGATGGGCGTGCTCTACGAGGATCACGCCTTTTTCGCCGGGCTGTCCGACGAAGTGATGACGCACCAGCATGAAAGCGGCCCGCGCAGCGCGTCGCGCCTGGCCTGGGAAGAACTGCGCGCCTACATTCGCGGCAAGATGTGGGACAAGCGCCAGGATCCGGGCGACAACCTGCTGACGGATCTGCTCGCGGCGGTCGAGCAGGGCAATGCGACCGAGGAAGAGGCGATCGGCCTGGCGGCGGGAATGCTGGTGGCGGGGCACGAGAGCACCGTCGCGCAGATCGAATTCGGCCTGCTGGCCATGTTCCGCCATCCGCAACAGCGCGAACGCCTAGTCGGCGATCCATCCCTGGTGGACAAGGCGGTGGAGGAAATCCTGCGCATGTACCCGCCGGGCGCGGGCTGGGACGGCATCATGCGCTATCCGAGGACCGACGTGACTATCGCGGGCGTGCATATTCCCGCGGAGAGCAAGGTGCTGGTCGGCCTGCCGGCGACGTCGTTCGATCCGCGCCATTTCGACGACCCGGAAATCTTCGACATCGGACGCGACGAAAATCCGCACCTGACGTTTTCGCACGGGCCGCACTACTGCATCGGCATGGCGCTGGCCAGGCTGGAACTCAAGGTGGTGGTCGGCTCGATCTTCCAGCGCTTTCCCGCGCTGCGCCTGGCCGTGGCGCCCGAAGAACTGAAGTTGCGCAAGGAGATCATCACTGGCGGGTTCGAGGAGTTCCCGGTGCTCTGGTGA